In the Nocardia asteroides genome, AGCCCGGCGGCATCGGCAAGCGGGAGAACACCAACCACTACGTCACCGGCCGGGACGGCGGCCGCGACATCGACCTGCGCCGCTTCGCGCTGGAGGGCATGGCGCTCTACGGCCGGATGACCGGGCTCGACCCGGACGGCACCGCCCGCTTCGACAGCTCGCTGGAGCGCTCCCTGGACGCCGCCGACGCGGTCGCCGACGGCATCAAGAACGCCATCGACGGCTACATCGCCCGCGCCGGCATCGACGCGCCGATCGAGCCGCGCTACACCCCGGTGTGGCGGCCGGAGCACGAGCGCACCGCGCTCGACCTGCGCGCGGCCGGGATCTCGACGGTGGTGTGGTCGGTCGGCTTCCGCACCGACTACCGCTGGCTGCGGGCGGGCGTCTTCGACGGCGAGGGCCACCCGTGCCACAACCGCGGCGTCACCACCTCGCCCGGGCTCTACTTCGTCGGGCTGCCCTGGCTGCACACCTGGGGCTCGGGGCGGTTCGCGGCGATCGCGCGGGACGCCGAGTACCTGGCCGAGCGGATCGCGGCGGCGGCGACCGCCACCGTCGCGGCCTGAGGGGCGGCGATGCCGACCACCAGGATCGCCGCGCTCGCCGGGCACTTCGGCGCCGACATCGGCCGCGCGCTGGAGAAACTGGACGGCATCGTCGAGCGGCTGCACGCCCAGCGCGTCGAGCTGCTCGTTCTGCCGGACGCCACGCTCGGCGGCTACATCGGCGACCTGCGCAACCCCGACCCGGCGACCGGCCCCGAGGCGATCGACCCGGACGGCCCCGAGCTGCGCCGGGTCAGGGAGATGGCGCGGCACATGACGATCTGCGTCGGCTACGCCGAGCGCGACGGCGAGCGCAGGTACAACGCCGCCGTCTGCCTGACCGGGGACGGCATCCTCGGCAGGCACCGCAAGGTGCACCAGCCCGCGGGCGAGCACCTGGCCTACGCCCCCGGGGACGGCTTCCACGCCTTCGACACCCCGGTCGGCCGGATGGGCATGCTCATCGACTACGACAAGACCTTCCCGGAGGCGGCGCGCACACTGGCGCTGGACGGGGCCCAGGTGATCGCCGCGCTCTCCGCCTGGCCGGCCAGTGTCACCGATCGGGCCTCCCGATTGCCGAACGATCGCCAGGCCCGGCTCTTCGACCTGTACGACCAGGCGCGGGCGGCGGAGAACCAGGTGGTGCTGGTGTCGTCGAACCAGACCGGGGTCACCGGGAACCTGCGGTTCCTCGGGCAGGCCAAGGTGGTCGGCCCCGGCGGCGACGTGCTGGCCAAGACCTGGTCCAAGGGCGGGCTCGCGGTGGCCGACATCGACGTGGCGGGCGAGGTCGAGCGGTCCCGCCGGGTGCTGCACCACCTGGCCGAGCGGCGGGTCGGCAGCTACCCGAACCTGCTCAGGGAGAAGGCCTTCTGATGCGGGTCGCGCTGCTCACCTACTCGACCAAGCCGCGCGGCGGCGTCGTGCACACCCTGAATCTGGCCGAGGCGCTGGCCGACGCCGGGGCCGAGGTCACGCTCTGGACCCTCGGGCGCGGCGGTGACCAGGGGTTCTTCCGGCCGGTGCGGGCGGGGGTGCGGGTCGAGGTGGTGCCGTTCGCCGCGCGCGATGGCGAGGGGGTCGGGCCGCGGATCCTGCGCTCGATCGAGGTGCTGCGCGCCGCCTTCGACCCGGCCGGGTACGACATCGTGCACGCCCAGGACTGCATCAGCGCCAACGCCGTCGGCCGCTGCGTGCGCACCATCCACCACCTGGACACCTTCAGCACGCCGGAGCTGGTGCGCTGCCACGAGCGCGCGGTGGTCGAGCCGTACGCGCGGATCTGCGTCTCCCGCGCGGTCGCCGACGAGGTGCGCGCGGGGTGGGGGTTCACGCCGACGGTGATCCCGAACGGCGTCGAGTACGAGCGGTTCGCGGCGGCGGCGCCGGACCGGCGGCTCGGGCGCTACGTGCTCGCGGTCGGCGGGATCGAGCCGCGCAAGGGCAGTATCGACCTGCTGGAGGCATTCGCCCGGCTGCCCGCGGGCCCGCGGCTGGTGTTCGCCGGGGGCGAGACGCTCTTCGACTACCGCGCGTACCGGGCCGAGTTCGACCGGCGCGCCGCCGAACTCGGGGTCGAGCCGCTGGTACTCGGCCCGGTGCCGCACGACGAGCTGCCCGGCTTGGTGGCCGGGGCCGAGGTGCTCGGGTTCCTCTCCACCAAGGAGGGTTTCGGGCTGGCGGCGATGGAGGCGCTCGCAGCCGGGGTCCCGGTGGTGTCGAGGGAGTTGCCGGTGCTGCGCGAGGTCTTCGGCGATGCCGTCACCTACGCGCGGGATGTCGCCGAGGCGGCGGTGCTGCTGGGGCAGGCGCGGGAGCCGTCGCCGGAGCGCCGGGAAGCGGGGCGCGCGCTGGCCCGCGGCTACGACTGGGCCGCCGCCGCAGCCGCGCACCTGGCGTTCTACCGGCAGCTCACGCCCGCCGACGCGCTGCGGTAGCGACCGAGTGTCTCCCGGTCGGCCCCTCCCACGCCGCGGGGCGATGTAATCTGGGTCACACAACCCTCGGGAGGTCGCCGTGCCCTGCGATCGAATGCTCATCGCCTACGACGGTTCCGACAACGCCAAGCGCGCCATCACCTACGCCGGCCGCTTCCTCAGCGCCGAGAAGGCGGTCGTGCTCACCGCGTGGGAGCCGATGGTGCGCCAGGCCGCCCGGCTCTCCGGGCTCTCCGGCGTCATGCAGCCGGAGTGGGTGCCGGAGGACGAGATCGAGGACATCGCCTACCAGGACGCGCGGGCGGTCAACGCCGAGGGGCTGCACCTGGCCCGGCTCGCCGGGCTCAATGCCGAGGCGCGCACCGAGGAGTCGAGCACCACCATCTGGAACGCCATCGTCGAGTGCGCCGACGAGCTCGACGTCGACATCATCGTGGCGGGCACCCGCGGCTCCACCGGGCTGCGCGCGCTGCTGCGCAGCAGCGTCGCCGACGCCGTGCTCAAGCACTGCCACCGGCCTGTGTTGCTGGTCCCACCGGGGCGGTGACCCGTTCCGGCCGTTCTAAGGTCGGAGCTATGACATCGTTCCTGCTCGCCACTCCGGCCGAGGTGCTGCGCGCGTACGGGACGCGCGCGGGATTCACCGATCCGGCGGCGGCCGCGGCGGCGCTGCGCGGCGGTGACCCGGTGGTCGGCGCGCTGCCCTTCGACCCGCGCAGGCCCGCGGCGCTGATCGTGCCGGAGCGGCTGGAGCGGAGCGCGCCCGGCCCGGTCGCCGCGGTGACGCTGCCCCCGCTGCGGGTAGTGGCCGAGCTGCCGTCGCCGGACGAGCACATCGCGCGGGTGACCAAGCTGGTCGAGCAGATCGGCGACCCGGCCGACCCGCTGCGCAAGGTGGTGGCCGCGCGCTCGGTGCTGGTCGGCACCGAAGCGCGGCGGATCGACCCGCAGGACGTGGCGGCGCGGCTGCGGCAGCGACATCCGGGCGCGCACGTCTTCGTCGCGGATCTCGCGGTGGCGGGGCGGCCGGGGGACGCGGTGGTCGGGGCGTCGCCGGAGGTGCTGGTGGCGCGGCGCGGCGGGGTCGTCTCGCTGCGGCCGCTGGCGGGCACGGTGCCCCGGCTCGCCGACCCGGTGGCCGACGCGCAGCGGGCGGAGGAGCTGCGGGCCGACGCCAAGAACCTGGCGGAGCACGCCTACGTGGTGGAGTGGATCCGGGAGCGGCTCGCGCCCGTCTGCCGGACGCTGCGCATCCCGGAGCGGCCGGAGCTGGTGCGCACCGACGCGGTCTGGCACCTGGCCTCGCCGATCGACGGCACGCTCGCCGACCCGGCGCCGAGCGCGCTCGAGCTCGCGGTGCTGCTGCACCCGACCCCCGCCGTCTGCGGCACCCCGACGCTCGCCGCGCTGGACCGGGTGGTCGACGCCGAGGAGGATCGCGGGTTCTACGGCGGCGCGGTCGGCTGGTGCACGCCGGACGGGGACGGGGAGTGGGTGGTCGCGATCCGCAGCGCGGAGATCGCGGCCGACGGGCACACGCTGCGCGCCTTCGCGGGCGGCGGCATCGTCGCCGGTTCCGACCCGCGCAGCGAACTGGACGAGACCACCGCGAAACTGCGCACCCTGCTCGGCGCGCTGGACTGCCCGGTGCCCGCAGGCCGAACGTGAGCAAAAGCGGCCCGTATCCCCGCGCGAACGTCACGGGCTGCTAGGTTGGCCCGGAACACGTGCCTGCCCCTTCCGTATTGGAGTACCGCGATGAAGTCCTTTGCCGTTCCCGGTCTCGTGAGTGCGGTCGCGGGCGCCATCATCGGCGCGATCGCGGTCTTCGTCATCACCGCCGCGGCGCAGCAGAACTCGCGGCCGGAGATCGACCGCAGCGGTGACGCCGATTCCTCGCTGCTCAACAACGTCGAGTACGGCAGCCGCTGACCTCGGCTCCACCCGTCGTCGGCACCAGCGCGCCACCCGCCGCCGGTGCCGATGACGACACCGCGCCGCTAGGCGGGCGCTGGTTCCTCGGCACCGTCGTCGCGGCGTTCCTGCTCTCCTTCCTGCAGACCCCCGGCCGCACCGTCGCCGACACCAAGTACGACCTCGCGCAGAATCCGCTCGGCTTCCTCGACCGGGCCGCGCACCTGTGGAGCAGCCAGGCCCCGATGGGCCAGGTGCAGAACCAGGCCTACGGCTACTTCTTCCCGCACGGCTCCTTCTTCTCGGCCGGGCACCTGCTCGGGCTGCCCGCCTGGGTCACCCAGCGGATCTGGTGG is a window encoding:
- a CDS encoding MSMEG_0565 family glycosyltransferase, whose protein sequence is MRVALLTYSTKPRGGVVHTLNLAEALADAGAEVTLWTLGRGGDQGFFRPVRAGVRVEVVPFAARDGEGVGPRILRSIEVLRAAFDPAGYDIVHAQDCISANAVGRCVRTIHHLDTFSTPELVRCHERAVVEPYARICVSRAVADEVRAGWGFTPTVIPNGVEYERFAAAAPDRRLGRYVLAVGGIEPRKGSIDLLEAFARLPAGPRLVFAGGETLFDYRAYRAEFDRRAAELGVEPLVLGPVPHDELPGLVAGAEVLGFLSTKEGFGLAAMEALAAGVPVVSRELPVLREVFGDAVTYARDVAEAAVLLGQAREPSPERREAGRALARGYDWAAAAAAHLAFYRQLTPADALR
- a CDS encoding universal stress protein, with protein sequence MPCDRMLIAYDGSDNAKRAITYAGRFLSAEKAVVLTAWEPMVRQAARLSGLSGVMQPEWVPEDEIEDIAYQDARAVNAEGLHLARLAGLNAEARTEESSTTIWNAIVECADELDVDIIVAGTRGSTGLRALLRSSVADAVLKHCHRPVLLVPPGR
- a CDS encoding isochorismate synthase; the encoded protein is MTSFLLATPAEVLRAYGTRAGFTDPAAAAAALRGGDPVVGALPFDPRRPAALIVPERLERSAPGPVAAVTLPPLRVVAELPSPDEHIARVTKLVEQIGDPADPLRKVVAARSVLVGTEARRIDPQDVAARLRQRHPGAHVFVADLAVAGRPGDAVVGASPEVLVARRGGVVSLRPLAGTVPRLADPVADAQRAEELRADAKNLAEHAYVVEWIRERLAPVCRTLRIPERPELVRTDAVWHLASPIDGTLADPAPSALELAVLLHPTPAVCGTPTLAALDRVVDAEEDRGFYGGAVGWCTPDGDGEWVVAIRSAEIAADGHTLRAFAGGGIVAGSDPRSELDETTAKLRTLLGALDCPVPAGRT
- a CDS encoding DUF2613 domain-containing protein; the protein is MKSFAVPGLVSAVAGAIIGAIAVFVITAAAQQNSRPEIDRSGDADSSLLNNVEYGSR
- a CDS encoding carbon-nitrogen hydrolase family protein, whose product is MPTTRIAALAGHFGADIGRALEKLDGIVERLHAQRVELLVLPDATLGGYIGDLRNPDPATGPEAIDPDGPELRRVREMARHMTICVGYAERDGERRYNAAVCLTGDGILGRHRKVHQPAGEHLAYAPGDGFHAFDTPVGRMGMLIDYDKTFPEAARTLALDGAQVIAALSAWPASVTDRASRLPNDRQARLFDLYDQARAAENQVVLVSSNQTGVTGNLRFLGQAKVVGPGGDVLAKTWSKGGLAVADIDVAGEVERSRRVLHHLAERRVGSYPNLLREKAF